A DNA window from Candidatus Protochlamydia naegleriophila contains the following coding sequences:
- the zwf gene encoding glucose-6-phosphate dehydrogenase gives MMSSHSFANPLTETNRSAKIAESCILVIFGATGDLTARKLVPALYNLAREGQLPAHFACVGFARRPKNHDQFREEMLQAVNQFSRSKPVDQELWKTFREQLYYHQSEFDNDEGYESLNRFLQKLDSQMGTKGNRVFYLSIQPSYFTTVVEKLSQHHLTYPVDTVKDKWSRVIIEKPFGEDLDSARQLQQDLMQHLNENQIYRIDHYLGKETVQNLLVFRFGNPIFESVWNNHHIDNIQITVGEEIGIGTRGRFWEEAGMLRDIVQNHMMQLLSMVAMEPPTNLSANAIRDEKVKVIESIRPIPLDTMDQQVIRGQYGPGFINGEPVKGYREEDNVNPESFVETYVAMQLSIDNWRWAGVPFYLRAGKRLPKRATEIAITFKKAPGYLFEGTTSSIDSNVLVIRIQPDEGISLRINCKVPALNTVIQPVKMDFRYGSYFGAAPPEAYERLICDCMAGDNTLFARDDEVIMSWKLLTPVLEHWQETTPKDFPNYAAGTWGPEAAEEMLKRQGRHWRLI, from the coding sequence ATGATGTCTTCTCACTCTTTTGCTAATCCCCTTACAGAAACAAATCGATCGGCAAAAATCGCAGAATCATGCATTTTAGTCATCTTTGGTGCGACTGGCGACTTGACAGCTCGTAAACTCGTTCCAGCCCTTTACAATTTAGCTCGTGAAGGTCAATTGCCTGCCCATTTTGCCTGCGTAGGGTTCGCCAGAAGGCCTAAGAATCATGATCAATTTCGAGAAGAAATGCTTCAGGCTGTTAATCAATTTTCCCGTTCAAAACCAGTTGACCAGGAACTTTGGAAAACTTTTCGCGAGCAGCTTTATTACCATCAATCTGAATTTGATAATGACGAAGGATATGAAAGTTTAAACCGCTTTTTACAAAAACTCGATTCACAAATGGGAACAAAAGGGAATCGAGTTTTCTATTTATCCATTCAGCCAAGCTACTTCACAACGGTTGTTGAAAAACTCAGTCAACATCACTTAACCTATCCGGTCGATACTGTTAAGGATAAGTGGAGCCGGGTGATCATTGAAAAGCCTTTTGGAGAAGATCTCGACTCTGCAAGGCAGCTGCAGCAGGACCTCATGCAGCACTTAAATGAAAACCAAATCTACCGCATCGATCATTACCTTGGCAAAGAAACGGTACAGAACCTTCTCGTCTTCCGCTTTGGCAATCCCATCTTTGAATCGGTTTGGAATAATCATCACATTGACAATATTCAAATTACAGTGGGGGAAGAAATTGGCATCGGCACAAGAGGACGCTTTTGGGAAGAAGCAGGCATGCTACGAGATATTGTGCAAAATCACATGATGCAACTTCTTTCCATGGTCGCCATGGAGCCCCCTACCAATCTGTCGGCTAATGCAATTCGCGATGAAAAAGTGAAAGTGATCGAATCCATCCGCCCCATACCACTAGACACAATGGATCAACAGGTGATTCGCGGGCAATATGGGCCAGGTTTTATCAATGGCGAGCCGGTCAAGGGGTATCGGGAAGAAGACAATGTCAATCCTGAGTCTTTTGTCGAAACCTATGTAGCCATGCAATTATCGATCGATAACTGGCGCTGGGCTGGCGTTCCGTTTTATTTAAGAGCTGGCAAGCGTCTGCCTAAAAGGGCTACAGAAATTGCCATTACATTTAAAAAAGCTCCGGGCTATTTGTTTGAGGGAACGACTTCCTCGATCGACTCTAACGTATTAGTCATCCGCATTCAACCGGATGAAGGAATTTCACTAAGAATCAACTGCAAAGTGCCAGCTCTTAACACTGTGATACAGCCAGTAAAAATGGATTTCCGGTACGGCTCTTACTTTGGTGCTGCACCTCCAGAAGCTTACGAAAGATTGATTTGCGACTGCATGGCCGGTGATAATACCTTATTTGCAAGGGATGATGAGGTCATCATGTCTTGGAAATTGCTTACACCTGTTTTAGAGCATTGGCAAGAAACAACGCCTAAAGATTTTCCTAATTATGCTGCCGGCACTTGGGGACCAGAGGCCGCAGAAGAGATGTTAAAGCGTCAAGGACGGCATTGGAGACTCATTTAA
- a CDS encoding amino acid permease, with translation MSFTVDQIKAFQPSMVEEASIEQKTKFGTFFGIYVPSILMMFGVIIFLRLGWIVGSAGLYSTLTIITLASVITLITILSMSAAATNIKVGKGGAYYMISRALGIEVGSAIGLPLFLKQSISISFCTVGFAESFHSLYPQFSLPAIGVATLAVLTLLAYVSTNFALKIQMAIFVIIIASLYSLFAGGSEMLENYSYTPVSDSSPSFWGIFAMFFPALTGIESSASLSGDLKNPSRSLPLGTITAVLTAYFVYMAISIFLFQSVSLERLVSDPLVIQHVAKFESLIILGIWGATLSSAIGGLLGAPRTLQALAEDGIVPKVFAKEYGTYREPRIATALTVALALIGVCFGSINVIAPLLTMICLICYAMLNLATGLEDLMANPSWRPTFPLPWIISLTGTVLCVIAMLMINSGAAILALGMVLAIYMALKRQRIHSKWDDIRYGILAFFSRFAIYRLACAVPSSRSWRPHFLVFTGKPSSVSDHILSFSTAITQTKGFLTMASFFAPEQANHEQIAELDHTIKTLLKHHKIEALVTLNQAKTVTSGMKQMIAHYGIGPLTPNTIVCGGTSQEENLINYLEVIRLAHRRGRNVVIVNEEQKSSQHPTSRSPIKGDIHIWWDDHSQRNCELMTVFAYMLRKNPAWRRTRICLVSVVSDESVRVQRLQEFQELIKRNRLKIETSILVSPNPEQERFGIMKSFSMDAAMVFLGMRPPFEGELLEEYATYFQSLPQKSAEFPPVALVMSAEQTNLQEVLQLDPIDGEL, from the coding sequence ATGAGTTTTACAGTCGATCAAATTAAAGCCTTTCAACCATCCATGGTAGAAGAGGCTTCTATTGAGCAAAAAACAAAATTTGGAACATTTTTCGGTATTTATGTCCCCAGTATCTTGATGATGTTTGGCGTGATTATTTTTCTTCGTTTAGGATGGATTGTCGGGAGCGCAGGTCTTTACTCTACGTTGACAATCATCACGTTGGCAAGCGTCATTACTTTAATCACCATTTTATCGATGTCTGCCGCAGCTACTAATATTAAAGTAGGGAAAGGAGGTGCCTATTACATGATTTCCCGCGCGCTTGGCATTGAGGTGGGTAGCGCAATCGGACTTCCTCTTTTTTTGAAGCAAAGTATTAGCATTTCCTTTTGTACGGTTGGTTTTGCCGAATCATTTCATTCTCTCTATCCCCAATTTTCTCTTCCGGCGATTGGAGTTGCGACGCTTGCTGTATTAACCCTTTTGGCCTATGTTTCAACAAATTTTGCATTGAAAATTCAGATGGCCATCTTTGTCATCATCATCGCTTCTCTTTACTCCCTCTTTGCAGGTGGCTCAGAGATGCTTGAAAACTACTCTTATACTCCTGTCAGCGACTCATCTCCTTCTTTTTGGGGTATCTTTGCAATGTTTTTCCCTGCGTTGACGGGAATTGAGTCTAGCGCCTCTTTATCGGGTGATTTGAAGAATCCAAGCCGTTCTTTGCCGCTTGGAACCATTACTGCTGTTTTAACGGCCTATTTTGTTTATATGGCTATTTCAATTTTTCTGTTCCAGTCGGTGTCATTAGAGCGGCTGGTTTCAGATCCGCTAGTTATTCAGCACGTTGCCAAGTTTGAATCACTGATTATTTTAGGGATTTGGGGAGCGACTTTGTCGAGCGCGATTGGCGGACTCCTAGGAGCGCCACGTACATTGCAGGCCTTAGCTGAAGATGGTATTGTGCCAAAAGTATTCGCAAAAGAATATGGAACCTATCGTGAGCCTCGCATTGCAACAGCTTTAACCGTAGCTTTAGCTTTAATTGGCGTCTGCTTTGGCAGTATTAACGTAATTGCTCCGCTGCTAACGATGATTTGCCTCATTTGCTATGCCATGTTGAACTTGGCAACTGGATTGGAAGATTTAATGGCTAATCCCAGCTGGCGTCCAACTTTTCCTTTACCCTGGATCATTTCTTTGACAGGAACTGTGCTGTGCGTCATCGCTATGCTGATGATCAATTCCGGGGCTGCGATTTTAGCTTTAGGTATGGTCTTAGCAATTTACATGGCACTGAAAAGGCAAAGAATTCATTCTAAGTGGGACGATATTCGCTACGGAATTTTAGCGTTTTTCTCTCGCTTTGCCATTTACCGCCTGGCATGCGCTGTGCCCTCATCACGCTCATGGAGGCCACACTTCTTGGTCTTTACAGGCAAACCTTCTTCAGTATCGGACCACATTCTGAGCTTTTCGACCGCTATTACGCAGACAAAAGGGTTTTTGACAATGGCCTCTTTCTTTGCTCCGGAACAGGCTAATCATGAGCAAATTGCAGAGTTGGATCACACGATTAAGACTCTTCTTAAGCATCACAAGATTGAAGCATTGGTCACGCTAAATCAAGCCAAAACAGTAACATCTGGCATGAAGCAAATGATTGCCCATTATGGCATTGGCCCATTGACGCCAAATACCATTGTATGCGGAGGAACATCCCAAGAGGAAAATCTAATCAATTATCTAGAGGTTATTCGCTTGGCGCATAGGCGTGGACGCAATGTGGTTATTGTGAATGAGGAGCAAAAGTCTTCCCAGCATCCAACTAGCCGCTCCCCAATCAAAGGTGATATTCACATATGGTGGGATGATCATTCACAGCGCAACTGCGAATTAATGACAGTTTTCGCTTACATGCTTCGCAAGAATCCCGCTTGGAGGCGCACCCGTATTTGCCTGGTAAGCGTCGTTTCTGATGAAAGTGTACGAGTGCAGCGTTTGCAAGAGTTTCAAGAATTGATTAAACGCAATCGTTTAAAGATTGAAACCAGTATTTTGGTTTCGCCCAATCCAGAGCAAGAGCGGTTTGGTATCATGAAATCATTTTCTATGGATGCAGCGATGGTCTTTTTGGGGATGCGTCCGCCATTCGAAGGGGAGTTGTTGGAAGAGTATGCAACTTATTTCCAGAGTCTTCCTCAGAAGAGTGCTGAGTTTCCGCCTGTTGCCTTAGTCATGAGCGCCGAACAGACCAATTTGCAAGAGGTCTTGCAATTGGATCCGATCGATGGAGAGCTCTAG
- the ruvX gene encoding Holliday junction resolvase RuvX gives MQMNKPKPSRILGIDFGMSRLGLALSDERKIIAMPTATLQAEKRSEQTVLKLLETISKLCETHRCDIEEIVIGLPLMMSGRTGFLADEVKHFAQLLTQSTSVPIRLWDERLTTVQAERSLRESSLTRKKRSKVVDTVSAAIILQSYLDSRPNPELFSNAPISSV, from the coding sequence ATGCAAATGAATAAGCCAAAGCCAAGTCGAATTCTTGGCATTGATTTTGGCATGAGCCGCTTAGGCTTGGCATTGTCTGATGAGAGAAAGATTATTGCCATGCCTACGGCTACTTTGCAAGCCGAAAAACGCTCTGAGCAAACGGTTCTCAAATTATTGGAGACCATTTCCAAGCTATGTGAAACGCACAGGTGCGACATAGAAGAGATTGTGATCGGCCTCCCCCTCATGATGAGCGGCCGCACTGGTTTTTTAGCTGATGAAGTCAAGCACTTTGCTCAGTTATTGACCCAATCCACTTCAGTCCCCATTCGCCTATGGGACGAGCGCTTGACAACCGTGCAAGCCGAGCGTTCCTTGCGCGAAAGTAGTCTGACGCGTAAAAAACGATCCAAAGTCGTCGATACGGTTAGTGCTGCCATCATTTTGCAAAGCTATTTAGATAGCAGGCCCAATCCAGAGCTTTTTAGCAACGCCCCCATCTCTTCTGTTTAA